A genomic segment from Mycosarcoma maydis chromosome 13, whole genome shotgun sequence encodes:
- a CDS encoding uncharacterized protein (related to Engulfment and cell motility gene 1 protein), with protein MSSTDPGPSRSGLSNLASPATQHSYIDPAAPQLRSPHSANRINLVTYGQSTIKALIDPSLPVQDVIRQLCANAHLGVQEPPALFALRDDDNDELIDDANMAKKIEAGANFKLCSSPTIEAVEMVDKLSSRDDRILKMATYTLQRLIRETPFTDELIERGGVRELLNVIRDHSSGNTLAYALTSCQNLMEGFEYGWEIIDASFVAKVVSLLVTQERINVCRPATAILKKLVVSGAQDSPKTGRVVTDGRGAATTSAPAVYRYGFEFVYNEIQRERLFLQTLVNRIGSSDTTLKLYSLSLINSLLRNVSDDLFESFTSELEKLNASKAVAWLMDSSRGDELASSILEYQSNVISAAHRRMRTVVTPTDKRHVHALSYIWLQARISDEVVPNQAATQNSAFNGEQRQSIGANARYKWRRIGFASESAAKQFGRTGWLGLSCLESFVRSDPDGYAKIIQEQINRPEERRCMFAQASIEVTSILADHWNIESGSYTTSTTYLPFLLSFNKVHHLVLRFFLRMWNESGAAASDFSRVSALVRSQVDEALGKQEETSRTWFELENAFLHSEYRTVRDRQMKELEVDQDYSSKASIRNLRGRIYRESYEYVRQQRIQCLLEGAWFRNVATTAGGALGGDGKQRRESTSTIDTAVPATRSTAINGLQTQTKPWRFYRLAPNKKLLYYCDSSERFPIRGGLDDLSEKIDLSLVTEVSHHGNAGESTAKATGGDLVISLLQSPDTSLVEMQALNQSQFSEWTDGLNMLRGEGGVVSTRQTADLIETLTEIGIKVKLLDLTGEQIELPTSVQLPPLPSTTEFFFAEL; from the coding sequence ATGTCCAGCACAGATCCCGGGCCTAGCCGAAGTGGGTTATCCAACCTGGCGTCTCCAGCAACACAGCACAGCTACATTGACCCTGCAGCGCCTCAACTAAGATCACCGCACAGCGCCAATCGCATCAACCTCGTAACTTATGGCCAATCCAccatcaaggcgctcaTAGACCCGAGTCTGCCCGTACAAGATGTCATCCGACAGCTCTGTGCAAATGCTCATCTCGGCGTTCAGGAGCCACCAGCTCTGTTCGCTCTCagagacgacgacaacgacgagctcatcgacgacgcCAATATGGCCAAAAAGATTGAAGCCGGCGCCAATTTCAAGCTATGCTCCTCGCCAACCATCGAAGCGGTCGAAATGGTGgacaagctcagctcgcGCGATGACCGAATACTAAAGATGGCTACCTACACACTTCAAAGGCTCATTCGAGAGACTCCTTtcaccgacgagctcatcgaAAGAGGAGGCGTTAGAGAACTACTTAATGTCATTCGTGACCACTCGTCGGGCAACACGCTGGCGTATGCTCTGACTAGTTGTCAGAATCTCATGGAAGGCTTCGAGTATGGCTGGGAGATCATCGACGCCAGCTTTGTTGCCAAGGTGGtcagcttgctcgtcacTCAGGAGCGCATCAATGTCTGCCGAcccgccaccgccatccTCAAGAAACTCGTCGTATCTGGTGCACAAGACTCACCAAAGACGGGTCGTGTTGTCACCGATGGTCGCGGTGCTGCTACCACGTCTGCCCCTGCCGTCTATCGTTATGGATTCGAGTTTGTCTACAACGAAATTCAGCGCGAGAGGCTCTTTCTGCAAACGCTCGTCAATCGCATCGGCAGTTCAGACACGACGCTCAAACTCTACAGCCTCAGTCTCATCAACAGCCTTTTGCGCAACGTTTCCGACGACTTGTTTGAGAGCTTCACCTcggagctcgagaagctcaacGCATCCAAAGCCGTCGCCTGGCTCATGGACTCGAGTCGAGGAGACGAGCTCGCCTCTTCGATTCTCGAGTATCAGAGCAATGTCATCAGCGCAGCTCACCGTCGCATGCGCACGGTTGTGACTCCCACCGACAAGCGCCACGTGCACGCGTTGTCCTACATTTGGCTTCAGGCTAGGATAAGTGACGAGGTCGTACCCAATCAAGCAGCAACCCAGAACAGCGCGTTCAATGGCGAGCAAAGACAGTCGATTGGAGCCAACGCCAGGTACAAATGGCGTCGCATCGGCTTCGCATCCGAATCGGCTGCAAAGCAATTTGGCCGCACCGGCTGGCTCGGCCTGTCGTGTCTCGAGTCGTTTGTTCGCTCCGATCCAGACGGCTACGCCAAGATTATCCAAGAGCAAATCAACCGCCCCGAAGAGCGACGTTGCATGTTTGCACAAGCCTCGATTGAAGTGACTTCGATCCTTGCCGATCACTGGAACATTGAATCCGGCTCGtacaccacctcgaccacctATTTGCCGTTTCTGCTGTCGTTCAACAAGGTGCATCACctcgtcttgcgcttcttttTGCGCATGTGGAACGAgtctggtgctgctgcctcggATTTCTCACGCGTCTCGGCGCTGGTGCGAAGCCAAGTTGATGAGGCGCTGGGCAAGCAGGAGGAGACGAGTCGAACCTGGTTTGAACTTGAAAATGCTTTCCTCCACTCGGAATATCGCACCGTGCGCGACAGGCAGATGAAGGAGCTCGAAGTGGACCAGGACTACAGCTCCAAGGCATCAATCCGCAACTTACGAGGAAGAATCTATCGAGAGAGCTACGAATATGTGCGACAGCAGCGCATCCAGTGCTTGCTCGAAGGAGCTTGGTTTCGCAATGTGGCGACTACGGCTGGCGGTGCgcttggtggtgatggaAAGCAACGCAGAGAGTCGACGAGCACCATCGACACGGCTGTACCTGCCACTCGCAGTACAGCCATCAACGGCCTTCAAACTCAAACAAAGCCATGGCGATTCTACCGACTGGCACCTAACAAAAAGCTGCTCTACTACTGCGACTCATCAGAGCGCTTCCCAATCCGAGGCGGTCTGGACGATCTCTCGGAAAAGATTGACCTTAGCCTGGTCACAGAGGTGTCACACCATGGAAATGCTGGCGAAAGCACTGCCAAGGCGACGGGCGGCGATTTGGTCATCAGCCTGCTACAGTCGCCCGACACTAGTCtggtcgagatgcaagCGCTCAACCAGAGTCAATTCTCGGAATGGACCGATGGTCTCAATATGCTGCGAGGCGAGGGGGGCGTGGTGAGCACGCGCCAGACGGCCGACctgatcgagacgctcaccGAGATTGGCATCAAGGTCAAATTGCTCGACCTGACAGGTGAACAGATTGAGTTGCCAACTAGTGTGCAgctgccaccgctgccgTCGACGACCGAGTTTTTCTTTGCCGAACTATAG
- a CDS encoding putative Pre-mRNA splicing factor ini1 — translation MSKHHPDLILCRKLPGIAIGRLCEKDDGKCPICDSYVRPSTLVRICEECNFGSSGGKCIICGGQGVSDAYYCAECTRLEKDRDGCPKVVNLGASRTDLAYLRKARNQQQQFQRG, via the exons ATGTCCAA GCATCATCCGGATCTCATCCTCTGCCGTAAGCTTCCAGGCATCGCCATTGGCAGGTTATGCGAGAAGGATGATGGCAAGTG TCCAATCTGTGACTCATATGTCCGACCTTCAACTTTGGTCCGCATCTGTGAAGAATGCAATTTCGGATCCTCAGGCGGCAAGTGCATCATTTGCGGTGGACAGGGTGTATCG GACGCTTACTACTGTGCCGAATGCACAAGGCTCGAAAAAGATCGCGATGGCTGTCCAAAAGTGGTCAATCTCGGTGCGAGTCGCACCGATCTTGCCTATCTACGCAAAGCGAGGaatcaacagcaaca GTTTCAAAGAGGCTAG